The DNA segment TTCTGTAGCCGATCTGATCCTGGAGCCAGCTTTACCTGTTGCGCCTGAATGGAGTTTAATTGATAAGCTGAAGTACGAAAAAGATGCCATCGGAATCTTTTTGTCCGGGCATCCCCTGGACAATTATAAGCTTGAATTAAAAGAATTCTGCCAGCATAAAGTAAAATGCCTGTCACTGGTAAATAAAATCAGGACAGGCGATACCAACGAAGAGGTACTGGCCGAGTTTGAAAGCATAAAAAACAGGGAGCTTGTGGTTGGAGGCCTGGTGGTAGTGGCTGCACAGCGCATGACAAAAACAGGAAAGCCTTTTGGCACATTGGTGTTCGAAGATTATGACGACAGTTGTGAACTGGCTTTATTTGGCGATGATTTTATCAAATTTAAGCAGTTTTTAACCGATGGTTATTTTTTACAGATCCGTGGAAGGGTAGCTGAACGGTTTAGAAAAGAGGGCGACTGGGAGTTTAAGATTACTTCCATTAATCTTTTGTCAGAACTAAGGGATAAACTGGCCAAAAGTGTAACCATCCAAGTACCTATTGAACGTGTTAACGACGACTTTATGGGGCAGATCCTGGCCATTCTGGAAAATAATAAAGCAACTACCGAGCAGCAAAACTGTCAATTGCTGTTCGATGTGTACGACAGGGAACAGAATGTGATGGTCAAATTGCCTTCAAAATCGTTAAAAATTAACCCCACCAACGATTTTCTGAGTCAGATAGAAGCCTTAAATGTGAGTTCTAAGTTGAACTAATGTCATAATGGCACTGGCCGGATTGATGGCATCACAATTGATGATATATTTGTAGTCTGCAAGACCTGCATGTAAACAGATCGGGCAAGCTAAATAAGAGAACTAATATTAAAAAATAGAATTATGGCTTTAGAAATCACAGATGCTAACTTCGAGGAAGTTGTATTAAAATCAGATAAACCCGTTTTAGTTGACTTTTGGGCAGAATGGTGTGGTCCGTGTCGCATGGTAGGTCCGGTAGTAGATGAAATCTCAAAAGAATACGAAGGTAAAGCGCTTGTAGGAAAAGTGAATGTTGACAACAACCCTCAGATCTCTACTCAGTTTGGCATCCGTAATATCCCTGCTTTATTGTACTTTAAAAATGGGGAAGTGGTAGACAAACAAGTTGGCGCCGTGCCTAAATCTGTACTGGCCCAAAAATTAGACAAACAGTTGTAAAAACAATTATATACGAATGAAAAGCGTTCATAATTATTATGAACGCTTTTTTTATATTTACAGCATGCAGTCGCCAATTGATGAAACAACCTTACATTTTAATGGCAACCTTGAATTACTGGCCAGGCAGGTAGTGGAAGGTTTTATTACCGGATTGCACAAAAGCCCTTTTCACGGTTTTTCTGTTGAATTTGCAGAACACCGGCTTTATAATGTTGGCGATAATGTTAAAAACATCGACTGGAAACTTTATGCCAGGACCGACAAGCTTTTTAGCAAACGCTATGAAGAAGAAACCAATCTGCGCTGTCAGTTCATCATCGATGTTTCTTCGTCCATGTATTTCCCTTTAAAAGCATACAATAAGCTTAATTTTTCTGTACAGGCGGTTGCTGCATTGGTTTATTTGCTAAAAAGGCAGCGCGATGCCTTTGGCCTAAGTCTTTTTACCGATCAGCTGGTATTGAATACCCCGGCTAAATCTACCACCACCCATCAAAAATACCTGTTCGCAAGACTGGAAGAAATTTTAAAAGCCGAGCAGATGAACGTAAAGACCAATCTTGACCAGGCTTTGCACCAAATTGCAGAGCTGATCCATAAACGTTCCCTGGTGGTTGTGTTTAGTGATCTGCTCAGTACTGCTCAGGATGAACATCAGATCGAAGGTTTATTCTCGGCCCTTCAGCACCTGAAGTTCAATAAACATGAAGTCATCATTTTTAATGTGACAGACAAAGCAAAAGAAGTAGATTTTAAATTTGAGAACCGTCCTTATCAATTTGTTGATATGGAAACGGGTGCTATACTAAAAGCACATACCTCAAAAGTTAAAGATGCCTATCTGTTAAAGATGCAGGCCTACAGGCAGGCCATTCAGCTTAAATGTGCACAGTACAAAATTGATATGGTTGATGCAGATATTGCCAAAGGATTTTACCCCATATTACAGGCTTATCTAATCAAGCGTCAAAAAATGAGTTAAACCAGGGCGTCTGCATTCTTCAAAATCACTGCACAGGCCCATTTTATCTCTTCCTCGCTAATGATAAGCGGTGGCGCTATCCGCATGGCATTGCTGCAATGTAAAAACCAGTCGCTGATCAGCCCGTCTGCAATACAGGCATCGATGATCTTTTTATTGAGCTCAAAATTTTCAAATGCTATGGCGATCATCAGACCTTTGCCCCTTACTTCTTTAATTGCCGGGTGTACCAGTAGTTTTTTAAACAGTTCAGCTTTAGCCGTAACCCCCTCTACCATGTTTTCAGTAATGATGGTCTGTAAAGTTGCCAAACCTGCTGCACAACTCACCGGATGCCCTCCAAAAGTGGTGATATGGCCCAGTATTGGATTTGTTGCCAATGAAATCATGATCTCCCGCGAGCTGATAAAAGCACCTATGGGCATACCGCCACCAATGCCTTTTGCCAGCAACAAAATATCCGGAACAATGCCAAAATGTTCAAAGCCAAACATTTTACCCGTCCGGCCAAAACCACACTGTATTTCATCCAATACCAGTAAAGTTCCTGTTGCTGTACATTTTTTTCTCAGCGCTTCAAAATAAGATGGATCAGCCACCCTAATCCCTGCCTCACCTTGTACGGTTTCTATAAACACTGCCGCGGTGCGGGTAGTAATCTGGTCCAGATCCTCAATCCTGTTGTAATTTATAAATTTAATGTCTGGTAAAAGCGGCCGGTAGGCCTGTTTAAATTCTTCGTTGCCCATCAGGCTTAGGGCACCTTGTGTACTGCCGTGATAAGAATTATGGCAGGCAATAATTTCTGAACGTTGTGTATATCTTTTGGCCAGTTTCATGGCACCTTCTACAGCTTCAGCTCCCGAATTAACAAAATAAGTGCAGTTCAGGTTTTCCGGTAAAACAGCTGCTAGTGCTGCTGCAAAATTTACCTGCGGGTTTTGCACAAATTCGCCGTAAACCATAATGTGCATATAGCTTTCTGCCTGTTGCTGTACCGCATTTACCACAGCTGGGTGGCAGTGGCCAACATTACTTACCCCAATACCGGCAATTAGATCCATGTATTTTTTGCCATCTGCATCATAAAGATACATTCCTTTGGCCCTGTTAAATGCCAGTAGAAGCGGATCTAAAGTGGTTTGGGCATTGTGCTGCAGAAATAATTGGCGTTGTGTAAGCATGGCCAAAAATACAAAAATTTAATTTGGCTGCGGTTTGTTGTTAAATCTGTATTTAGCTAAAATTTCCTTTTTAAAAGTCTCCTGGGCCCTGTAAAACTTACCTACTATTTTAATTGGTAAATTCGATTTTAAGCGGTAATAATATTTTTTTTCCAGATTTAGTTCACGTTGCTTAAAACTAAAGTCGTTCACAATCAGGTTCTGTACCTCAGTGTCCGACAGTTCTTCAATTTCGGTGAGCTTTCTAAAGCTGATCATTTTTTGCACACGCTCTTTACGTAAAGCGGTCTGTTCTTTTTGCCAGTCGTTATAAATGGGCCAGAAAATCTTCGCTTCTTCACTCGAAAGGTCAAGTTTCTGGGTTAAATAACCTATTTTGTACGATTCAATTTCATTGTTGCGTTCTCCATACTTTTGCGCAGTTGCAATAATGGGGAACATGAATAGAAAAGCAATAATTACCTGTTTCATTTGATGATATTTATAAACCCGAAGCAATGTCACTCTGCGTATAGTTGTTAAGGATATAATTTTCCAGCGCTACTTCAGTAGGCGATGGTTTTGTTTGTTGTAAATCGTTGGCTTGTATATGGTCAATGATAACCTGTTCATCTATATCATACAACAGCTGTTCAGTTGCAAAATCCCTGTAAACTGTTTTTTTATGTGGCTGCAGTATATCGTAAAAATAAAAACCGGTTGCACTTAAGATTACAAAACAGGCAGCTGAAGCATATTTTAACAGGCCGGAACGCCATAAACGAAGCACCTTCTTTTCCTTCGTTGTTTTATTTAATATGCTGGCCTGTAGTTGTTCAAAATAATTTTCAGGAACACTATAACCATCGCTGGCTGCAACAGCTTTAAGCCGTTCCGTTACAACCTTAGCCTGTATGGCATTGCCAAGTTCACTAAAATAGTTGTCGGGGGTAGTAAAACCGCTTTCTGTTAATTTCTCATCCATCTCAGATATATTGATACATTATAGCTCAAAAGGTTTAAAAGGTAATGTCTTCATTTAGCATAAAAACTTCAATTTTCTTTACAGCGATATGAAAGGATGCTTTTAAGGCACCTACACTAGTCCCTGTTATTTCCGAAATTTCTTCATACTTCAGCTCATCAAAATACTTCATGTTAAAAATCAGGCGTTGTTTTTCCGGTAGGGTAAGTAAGGCCTGCTGAAGTTTTAACTGAACTTTATCACCATTAAAATGAGAAGAAGCAATCAGGGTTTCTGAAAGTTCGGCCGATACTTCATCCAGGGGTGTATTGTTTCGTTGTTTCTTTTTGTTTAGGAAAGTGATGGATTCATTGGTGGCAATCCTATAGATCCAGGTATAAAGCTGCGAATCGCTGCGGAATTTTTCAAGGTTCTTCCAAACCTTTATAAAGGTGTCCTGCACCAGGTCGTCAGCGTCATCATGATCGATGACCAGCCTTCTGATGTGCCAGTAAATCTTTTGTTGGTATTTATTTAGAAGCAGGTTAAAGGCTTCATCCCGAGTTTTTATATTGGAGAACTTCTCTAAAATCTCTGAATCTTCAACCTGCTTCATTATGATGTGCTTGTCGCTTATTATTTTTTGGCTCTTTTAATGACCTTTTGTGCAGCTTCAACAATGTTTACACTGTCTAATCCGTATTTGGTCATCAATTGATCAGGTGTTCCGCTTTCTCCAAAACTATCGTTTACGGCAACAAATTCCTGTGGTGTAGGCAGCTCTGTTGAAAGTAACCTTGCAACACTTTCTCCTAAACCACCATATTTATTATGTTCCTCGCAGGTAACCACGCAACCAGTTTTCTTTACTGATTTAAGGACTGCTGCTTCATCCAAAGGTTTAATCGTGTGGATGTTTATAATCTCAGCATCAATGCCCAGTTCAGCAAGTTTCTCTCCGGCCTCAATAGCTTTCCAAACCATATGGCCGGTAGCAATAATGGTTACATCTTTGCCTTCATTTACCATCCAGGCCTTTCCAATTTCAAATTTCTGGTCAGGATCTGTAAATACAGGGATTACCGGGCGACCAAAACGCAGGTAAACAGGGCCATGGTGTTCAGCAATAGCAATGGTAGCAGCTTTAGTCTGGTTATAATCGCAGGTGTTGATTACTGTCATACCAGGCAGCATTTTCATCAGGCCTATATCTTCCAGGATCTGGTGGGTTGCACCATCTTCGCCCAGGGTCAAACCTGCATGCGAAGCACAGATTTTTACATTTTTGTCAGAATAAGCTACCGACTGGCGGATCTGGTCGTAAACCCTTCCGGTCGAAAAGTTAGCAAAGGTTCCGGTAAAAGGAACTTTTCCTCCAATGGTTAAGCCAGCTGCAATACCAATCATATTGGCTTCAGCAATACCGATCTGGAAAAAGCGTTCAGGAAATTCCTTAATAAATGCATCCATTTTTAATGAGCCTACCAGATCAGCACAGAGTGCTACTACTTCAGGGTTCTTTTTTCCGGCTTCAAGCAATCCAGCTCCAAAACCAGAACGCGTATCTTTTTTTTCAGTGTATGTATACTTCTTCATGCTTAATAATCTTTTAGGGTACTACTTAATTGCGCCAAAGCTGCGGCAAGCTGCTCATCATTAGGGGCAACGCCATGCCATTTGTGCGATCCCATCATGAAATCAACGCCATAGCCCATCTGTGTGCTCATTAAGTTCAGGATTGGTTTACCTTTACCAGTCAGTGATTTTGCATAATGTAATGCTTTAACAATGGCATCCATGTCATTACCATCAGAGTTGATCACATGCCATCCGAAAGCTTCAAATTTAGCTTGCAGGTTTTCCAGCGACAATACCTTTTCAGTAGGGCCGTCAATTTGTTGTCCGTTATAATCAATTGTCGAAATCAGGTTGTCTATCTTGTTAAAGGGAGCATACATAATGGCTTCCCAGTTCTGACCTTCCTGTAATTCGCCGTCTCCGTGTAAAGAATATATAATTGAATGATCTTTGTTCAGCTTTTTTGCCTGGGCTGCGCCAATAGCTACCGACATGCCCTGGCCCAAAGAACCAGATGCTATCCTTACACCAGGAAGCCCTTCATGTGTAGTAGGGTGCCCCTGTAATCTTGAATTTAATTTTCTGAAAGTAGCCAGTTCACTTACCTCAAAATAGCCTGATCTGGCCAGGACACTGTAAAAAACCGGTGAAATGTGTCCGTTTGAAAGAAAAAACAAATCTTCGCCTTTTCCATCCATTTTAAAATCAGTAGAGTGGTTCATGATTTCAAAATACAATGCAGTCATAAAATCTGCACATCCTAAAGATCCTCCCGGGTGTCCCGATTGGCAGGCATGTACCATTCTAACGATATCCCTTCTTACCTGAGCAGCGATATCTTCTAATTCATTAATTGTATGTTTCATTAATTGGGGTTGTTGATTAATAAGGCAAATGTAATTAAAAATACTTTGGGCTTAAGCTATTAAGTCGCAAAGTTCAGTTGATAGCAGTGAAATCCGGGGAAAAATTCTGTACTCCTTCATTTTAAACAAACGTTTGCGTTAAAAAAGTTAATTAAGCACGGAATTCCATGAAATTTTATATTTTTAGAGCTTCAAGTTTTTAAAATAGTTAAAAAAGTAACCAACACCCAAAAACTAAATCTAATCATGACAACCCAAACAAAATCGACTGTAATTTCTCCCATTGTAACCATAGGAGCCTTGTTTTTTATTTTTGGCTTTGTAACCTGGGCCAACAGTACCTTAATTCCTTTTCTTAAGCTTGCCTGTGGTTTGAAAACCGATTTTGAAGCCTTTTTAGTTACTTTTGCTTCCTATATCGCCTATTTCTTCCTGGCTTTACCTTCCTCATGGATATTAAAGAAGCTGGGATTTAAAAACGGATTGGTAACTGGTCTGCTTATTTTGGGTATAGGCTCCCTTGTTTTTATTCCTGCTGCAAGTACCAGAAGTTTTGGTTTGTTTTTAACCGGCATCTTTATTCAGGGTGCTGCCCTGTCGTTATTGCAAACCGCATCCAACCCATACATCAGTATTATAGGCCCTATAGAAAGTGCCGCAAAACGGATCAGTATTATGGGGCTTTGCAATAAATTTGCCGGTATCATTGTACCTATCATTATGGGCACGCTGTTCCTTAAAAATGCTGCCGGTATAGAGGCAAAGATCAATGATGCAGCTACTACAGTTGCCGAAAAAGAGGCTCTACTTGCCGAAGTTTTAGGCCGTGTTTACACACCTTATATTGTACTGGCAATTGTATTTGTTGCTTTCGCGCTATTCATTAAATATTCAAATTTGCCAGAGGTAGATGTGGATAAAGAAGAAGTAATTGAAGGAGAGGAAGTGAAGACTGCCAAAACCTCTATCTTCCAGTTCCCCCACCTGTTCCTCGGCGCCTTCTGTATTTTTGTTTACGTTGCTGCCGAAGTAATGGCAGGAGATATCATTGGGGTATATGGTAAAGAATTGGGCATCAGTGCCGATATCAGCAAGTATTTTACTACGCTTACTTTAACCAGTATGCTTGTCGGTTATTTCATCGGTATTTTTACCATACCAAAATACATTACACAACAGGCGGCATTAAAAATATGTGCCATTATAGGCGTTATCTTTGTTTCGGCAGCTTACTTTACAGATGGTTATACTTCGGTCATCTTTGTAGGTCTTTTAGGTTTGGCAAACTCTTTAATGTGGCCGGCTATTTTCCCTCTGGGTATCAAAGGCCTGGGTAAATTTACTAAAACAGGCTCTGCCATCATGATCATGGGTATTGCAGGTGGTGCCATCTGGCCTTTAATTTATGGATATCTAAAAGATTATACCGGTATGCATTTTCAGCTGGCATTTTTCGTTAGTGTATTGCCTTGTTACCTTTATATCTGGTATTTTGCCGTTGCCGGCCATAAAGTAGGAAAACACGCCTCAGCGTAGTTGAACAAAATGAACAGCTCTGGCACGCCTGCTATTATGCGGTAAAAGATTACTTTTATCTATATTGTAATAAAATACAGGGGATTTTAAAACTATTAACGAGCTTGTCTATGTTCATTTCTGTTTTATTCAGGAGGTTGAATGATATATCTATATCAAAGCGATTACTTTTTATAAGCGGCCTTGTGGCCTTATTGCTCATCGGCGGACTTTGTGCTTTGTATTTTCCACAAACAATAGCCCGGACCTATCTGGCTATATTTTTTTTAGCGGGCACTATCGCCAGTTTAATTTTTATATATTCCATAAAACTGAGCCTTAAAAACGGGATCAGCAGCATTGTAACAGGAGCCGGGCAAATTAAAAATGGCTTACTTAAAACCAGAATTGATGCTTATGCCAAAAACGAGATCAATATTCTGGCTTTTACTTTTAACGAACTGGCTACTAAACTGGAGCAAAATATAGATAAGGTAGAGCGGATTAGTTTAAGCCTGGAAAAGGAACAACAAAGGGCAGAACATTATGAAAAAGTAAAACAATATTTCCTGGTAAATATGAGCCATGAGATCCGCACACCTATGAACGCCATATTGGGCTTTGCGCGACATCTTCAGGAATCCCTTAAAGATAAAGATCAGATGGAATCCATTAAGATGATCATCAAATCGGGCGATCATTTGCTGGTTACCTTAAATGATATTCTTGACTTTGCCAATATAGAGACCGGAGAGATCAGTTTTGTGTGTCTTCCTTTTAATTTAAGGGATACCATACAGTCTATCTGCATGCTGATGGAGTCTAACGCAAGGCTTAAAGAAATAGGATTGAGTTATACCATAGATCCCAATATCCCGGATTCTATTTATGGTGATTCCGTAAGACTTACCCAAATTTTACTGAGCCTTACTTCTAATGCAATTAAGTTTACAGAAACAGGTGGGGTTTCTATCTCGGCAAAGGCGGTAACAGATCATGATGACCATGTTGTTGTTGAATTCAGGGTTAAAGATACCGGCATTGGCATACCTTTAGATAAACAGGAAAAGATCTTCAACCCTTTTGAGCAGGGAACTAATCATATGAAACGGAAATTTGGCGGTACTGGGATTGGATTGAGCATTGTAAAGCATTTAATTGCCCTGCAGGATGGGGTAATACAGTTAAACAGCCTGCCCGATGAAGGTTCTGAGTTTTATTTCAGGTTGTCTTTCCTTAAAGCACATGCGGGTAAAGACTGGCAGCAATCGGCACACAATGAATTTAACCTGACACCAGAATCAGAAATCGGAAAGGACATCAATGTGCTAATTGTAGAAGACAATGCCATTAACCAATTGCTGGTAATTAAGTTGTTGCAAAAAAAGGGATACCATACTACTGTAGCCGAAAATGGAAAGATAGCGCTGCATAAATACGCCAGCGCTGATTTTGACATTATTTTAATGGATCTTCAAATGCCTGAAATGGATGGTTATGAAACAACTATCCACATCCGTAACATGAAATCCGGTAAAAAAGACATTCCTATTGTAGCCATGACGGCACATACCATAAAAGGGGAACGCGAAAAATGCCTCAGCATTGGTATGAACGATTACATCTCGAAGCCTTTTCATGCCAGTGAACTGTATGAAAAGATACAAGGGCTGGTGGCAATAAATGTTGCGGGTAGAGATCACTTCGCCTGATCGGGGAGATGATCCTTTAGGACAACCCATACCGGTGCGTGGTCGCTGGAATGGTCCCAGCCGCGTACATGTTTGTCAACACCAGCCGCGTCCAGCCTGTCTACCAATTTGTCATTCAGCAAAAAGTGATCGAGCCGCAGGCCAGCATCACGATGATAGGCATTGCGCAGGTAATCCCAAAAAGTATAAATGCGATCCTTGGGATAAAGCTTTCTAAAGGCATCGGTCCAGCCTTGCTTTAAAAGTGCAGTCCATAATTTTCGCGCTTCGGGACGGAACAATGCATTTTCCAGGTATTTTTCTGGCTTATACGTGTCCAGATCAGTGGGTATAATGTTGTAGTCGCCAACCAGGGCTACAGGCAAACCAAATGCATTCAGCTTTGCTGCATGTTTAGTAAGCCTTTTGATCCAGTTGAGTTTATACTCAAACTTAGGTCCGGGAAAGGGGTTGCCGTTTGGCAGGTATAAACAACCAATCACAACGCCATTTATAAATGCCTCAATATATCGGCTGTGCAAATCTTCAGGATCTCCTTCTAAGCCCCGCCGGGTTTCCTTGATCTCAGCGTACCGGGATAGGATAGCCACCCCGTTCCAACTCTTTTGTCCATGCCAGATGGCGTGATACCCGGCATCCAGCAGCAGCTGAGCGGGGAACCTGTTATCTGGCGCTTTAAGCTCCTGCAAACATACCACATCGGGCCGGGCCTCTTTAAGCCAGCGTAGTAAATTGTCCAGACGCGCGTTGATACCGTTGATGTTATAGCTTGCGATCTTCATCTTTTACTTGAAAGGGTTAGCATCACCCGGCGCCCCGCTCATAATAAAGCGTTACTGCACCACCGCTAAAAGTTTTTGTCTTTATCAATTTAAGAATGGTCCTGTCTTTTAGGTTTTCAAATAATGGCAAACCTGCTCCCGCTATAACAGGGTAAATACAAAGCTGCAACTCATCAATCAAATTAAGTTTCATGAGCTGTATAATTAAACTCCGGCTGCCCACTAAAATGTCTTTACCCGATTGTTGTTTGAGTTCTAAAACTTCTTCTTCAAGAGTTCGATCTGACAATTGAGCACTGTCCCAGTCTGTGCTTTTAAGCGTATTTGAAAAAACAATTTTTGGAATTTTGTCTATAGCAATGGCAAAATCATTCATTGATTTTTCATCGGAAGGATTTTTTAACAGTGTTTGCCAAAATTGCATGAGTTGATAGGTTATCCTTCCATATAGAATGCTGCCTGCGTTATTTAGCAGGTTAGTATAATGATAGTGTATTTCTTCGTCGGGAATTCCTGCTGTATGGTCACAAATTCCGTCAAGTGTCATATTGAATGCGGCAATTACTTTTCTCATTGTACTTTGTTTTAAATCAATTCCTTATTCTAATCTATATATCCAAAATCCCACCCGTAGCGGGTAGTGTCTCTTAGGTTAATGATCACCCAAATTTAAAAAAGGCGAGTTACACAAATGAGGGGCAAACGCGACAATATGAGGGGGTTTTACAACCTTGCTTACGGAAAATACCTTTTCGATATAGCTGATGAAAAAGCTGCTCCGAAAAGGTATTTTTGATTAAGCCAGTGCTAAAACCTGTGCTGTTGAATTTGCTGTATCTACTTTTTTAATGATGTGTGCAATATTGCCCTGTTCATCAATCACAAAAGTAGTTCTTACGGTACCCATATATTTTTTGCCATACATATTCTTTTCAGCCCAAACACCATAATCGGTTACTATTTTCTGATCCGTATCGGCCAGTAAAGTAAAAGGCAGGTTGTGTTTGGTTATAAACTTCTGATGCGATTTTTCATCATCAGTGCTTACGCCTAAAACAACATAGCCCTTAGCAGTTAAGCCCTGGTAGTTGTCCCTGAAATCGCAGGCTTCAGCCGTGCAGCCCGGAGTATCATCTTTAGGGTAAAAGTAAAGCACAACTTTTTTACCGGCAAATTGTGCCAATGTTACTGTGTTGCCATCCTGGTCTTTTGCAGAAAAGCCTGGTGCTTTCTGGCCCTCTTTTAATTCGCTCATTGTTTTTATCTATAAAAAGTAATTGTATAATTCTTGTTGTTATCTTTCATATCAGTAACAATTACCTCCAGGGTATGTTTTCCAGGAGGTGTCCTGTCGTCAAAAGTATGCCATAAGGAAGCGGTTTTGGTATCAAATTCCATTAATATCCATTTGCCGTCAATATAGCCATTAAAGCTTTTAATACCCGAAAGGTTATCCCTTATTTTGAAAGACATTTTGCCAATACCGGCCATGCTTTTGCCATCGGCAATATTTACAGGTATAATGGTAGGTGGAATGGTGTCTATCGCAATAAAAAAGCTTCCAAAATTGCGTGGTTTTGCTTTAACATACCCATTTTCAAAATAACCGCCCTGCGACGATCTGCCTGTATTCACAATCAGCGCCTTTTCCTTGTATTTGTTTAAAGCACTGTCAGCCTTAATCCAGAGCTCGAAACCTGAGTGCAGTGGTGTAAGCGTATTGTGGATTTGGTGTACTTCAGAATAAGCATTGCCCGGTGGCTTTGGCAAACGTTTATATACAAAATTCAGGTCGTTGTATAAACTGCCTTTAGGGATAATTACCTTAACTGCATCATTGTTAAACTCGTTTTGATTTGCATAAGAAAAGCTTAGGGAGCCGGCAGCAGGTTCCGGTACATTGATCACTGCAGCAGCGTTTGCCTGTACATTAAAGGCCAGGGTGCTTTTATTGCCTGCCCCATCGGTAACTGTATATTTTAATTTGTGCAAGGCCCCGTCGGTAAATTCGATGCGGCCATTGTTAACCAGGTTGCTGTAAATTTTAAGGGGATTACCAGGGTCTACAAAGCTTTTTTGTATGCTTCGTTTGGTATTCAGATAAGTAGGATAGTCTATATGTGAATTAATGGCTTTACTGTTCTCAAAAGAAAATTTTTCAAGGGCGGATACGTAAACCAGCTTGCCATCCAGTTCAAGTTCTATGGAATATACACCATTGGTTCCTGATGCACCATTGTGCTTATCGGTAGTAATGATGCCAAAGCCCACTTCGCCACTTAAATTAATGGTGCTCACTTTATTCAGGTGGTAAGTGCCTGCCCCGCCAATAACCTGAAAGTATTGTTTCGGAATAAACTCGTTAAAGGGCCTTTTGTTTAAGCGATATACATACATGGAATAGATAACCGGAGAGATGTTGTCGGGTATTTCCAGTCCAAATAGCAGCGGGTTGATGGTGGCTTCTGTTTTGGTGTCCCTGATCTCGAAATGCAGGTGGGGGCCACCCGAGCTTCCGGT comes from the Pedobacter heparinus DSM 2366 genome and includes:
- a CDS encoding transketolase — translated: MNQQPQLMKHTINELEDIAAQVRRDIVRMVHACQSGHPGGSLGCADFMTALYFEIMNHSTDFKMDGKGEDLFFLSNGHISPVFYSVLARSGYFEVSELATFRKLNSRLQGHPTTHEGLPGVRIASGSLGQGMSVAIGAAQAKKLNKDHSIIYSLHGDGELQEGQNWEAIMYAPFNKIDNLISTIDYNGQQIDGPTEKVLSLENLQAKFEAFGWHVINSDGNDMDAIVKALHYAKSLTGKGKPILNLMSTQMGYGVDFMMGSHKWHGVAPNDEQLAAALAQLSSTLKDY
- a CDS encoding DUF58 domain-containing protein, encoding MKSVHNYYERFFYIYSMQSPIDETTLHFNGNLELLARQVVEGFITGLHKSPFHGFSVEFAEHRLYNVGDNVKNIDWKLYARTDKLFSKRYEEETNLRCQFIIDVSSSMYFPLKAYNKLNFSVQAVAALVYLLKRQRDAFGLSLFTDQLVLNTPAKSTTTHQKYLFARLEEILKAEQMNVKTNLDQALHQIAELIHKRSLVVVFSDLLSTAQDEHQIEGLFSALQHLKFNKHEVIIFNVTDKAKEVDFKFENRPYQFVDMETGAILKAHTSKVKDAYLLKMQAYRQAIQLKCAQYKIDMVDADIAKGFYPILQAYLIKRQKMS
- a CDS encoding transketolase family protein yields the protein MKKYTYTEKKDTRSGFGAGLLEAGKKNPEVVALCADLVGSLKMDAFIKEFPERFFQIGIAEANMIGIAAGLTIGGKVPFTGTFANFSTGRVYDQIRQSVAYSDKNVKICASHAGLTLGEDGATHQILEDIGLMKMLPGMTVINTCDYNQTKAATIAIAEHHGPVYLRFGRPVIPVFTDPDQKFEIGKAWMVNEGKDVTIIATGHMVWKAIEAGEKLAELGIDAEIINIHTIKPLDEAAVLKSVKKTGCVVTCEEHNKYGGLGESVARLLSTELPTPQEFVAVNDSFGESGTPDQLMTKYGLDSVNIVEAAQKVIKRAKK
- the trxA gene encoding thioredoxin, with amino-acid sequence MALEITDANFEEVVLKSDKPVLVDFWAEWCGPCRMVGPVVDEISKEYEGKALVGKVNVDNNPQISTQFGIRNIPALLYFKNGEVVDKQVGAVPKSVLAQKLDKQL
- a CDS encoding sugar MFS transporter produces the protein MTTQTKSTVISPIVTIGALFFIFGFVTWANSTLIPFLKLACGLKTDFEAFLVTFASYIAYFFLALPSSWILKKLGFKNGLVTGLLILGIGSLVFIPAASTRSFGLFLTGIFIQGAALSLLQTASNPYISIIGPIESAAKRISIMGLCNKFAGIIVPIIMGTLFLKNAAGIEAKINDAATTVAEKEALLAEVLGRVYTPYIVLAIVFVAFALFIKYSNLPEVDVDKEEVIEGEEVKTAKTSIFQFPHLFLGAFCIFVYVAAEVMAGDIIGVYGKELGISADISKYFTTLTLTSMLVGYFIGIFTIPKYITQQAALKICAIIGVIFVSAAYFTDGYTSVIFVGLLGLANSLMWPAIFPLGIKGLGKFTKTGSAIMIMGIAGGAIWPLIYGYLKDYTGMHFQLAFFVSVLPCYLYIWYFAVAGHKVGKHASA
- a CDS encoding aspartate aminotransferase family protein — protein: MLTQRQLFLQHNAQTTLDPLLLAFNRAKGMYLYDADGKKYMDLIAGIGVSNVGHCHPAVVNAVQQQAESYMHIMVYGEFVQNPQVNFAAALAAVLPENLNCTYFVNSGAEAVEGAMKLAKRYTQRSEIIACHNSYHGSTQGALSLMGNEEFKQAYRPLLPDIKFINYNRIEDLDQITTRTAAVFIETVQGEAGIRVADPSYFEALRKKCTATGTLLVLDEIQCGFGRTGKMFGFEHFGIVPDILLLAKGIGGGMPIGAFISSREIMISLATNPILGHITTFGGHPVSCAAGLATLQTIITENMVEGVTAKAELFKKLLVHPAIKEVRGKGLMIAIAFENFELNKKIIDACIADGLISDWFLHCSNAMRIAPPLIISEEEIKWACAVILKNADALV
- a CDS encoding RNA polymerase sigma factor, with translation MKQVEDSEILEKFSNIKTRDEAFNLLLNKYQQKIYWHIRRLVIDHDDADDLVQDTFIKVWKNLEKFRSDSQLYTWIYRIATNESITFLNKKKQRNNTPLDEVSAELSETLIASSHFNGDKVQLKLQQALLTLPEKQRLIFNMKYFDELKYEEISEITGTSVGALKASFHIAVKKIEVFMLNEDITF